One Stenotrophomonas sp. SAU14A_NAIMI4_5 DNA segment encodes these proteins:
- a CDS encoding DEAD/DEAH box helicase family protein → MAIPEGADGVLRERDGEFSWASHRLIEQFARQAAQIGWHEQARRTAATWKGRLSFRAEVRQPDGSVNAGEEGLRPPQLGALHAIGAHWSLDLRPATVVMPTGTGKTETMLAALAAYGRNPILVVVPWDLLRKQTADKFLAFGLLRALGVLPHDVPNPIVGIMTKRPTSVDDLELFNECNVIVATIHTVGVGVDTRLLTTIAQRCEALILDEAHHVAATNWARLKAAFQSVPILQFTATPFRRDGQLVDGRVIFNYSLASAQRDGYFKRIRFESVHEVGGTTRSDLALAAAAVQQLRQDLAAGFDHLMMARCASIGRAATVYQIYRNLSPDLRPVLIHSDQSDAATRLAALRAGQARIVVCVDMLGEGFDLPQLKVAAIHDMHRSLAILLQFVGRFTRVAGARIGEATALANLADPGAAYALERLYSEDADWNQVLSELSSEAARDHAELVEFLQASQRLDEVDESNVAISQQLLRPVFSTSVYRVPRFLPERFHGGLAKTRHVHAVWLHHASHTLYFVTRTEPRVRWTQAKGVRDREWALFVLHYDPAIGLLFLSSTDHSSLFGELAEAVSGEAELISGETMFRVLGNINRLVFQSMGVKKHGRRNLSYAMYTGGDVAQALGMTERQGSVKNNVSGIGWEAGAKVSVGCSYKGRVWSREQGTVPALVSWCKAMGRKLLDDRIDVATIIANVLIPEEVDGLPADKVILSLEWPAELLAMAEERVVLATDAEPADGWPLYLVDINYDGRQGNDVHFSIATDDQDPLAELVLSVGGEGGYSVTQTGGAQVLISVGRRTLALDAYLCECPPLLRFVDLCELDGNLLIRPQDPRHLVIEDSRFEPWDWTDVDITKESMWKDGALRHDSVQWKAARHFIEGGFEVVFDDDAAGEAADLICLKEEEGAIRLALVHCKFSGNAEAGARIKDAVEVCSQAIRSAKWKWRFVDLGKHVLRREDRLRSDNRPTRFLEGSAVNLNRIVRASRFKPVEAEVLIIQPGISAAARSDDQNMVLGAAVAYLKETIGCDLDIVCSA, encoded by the coding sequence GTGGCTATTCCGGAGGGGGCCGACGGCGTCTTGCGCGAACGCGACGGAGAATTTTCATGGGCGTCGCATCGCCTGATCGAACAGTTTGCCCGGCAAGCAGCGCAAATTGGCTGGCATGAGCAGGCCCGGCGTACTGCGGCCACATGGAAGGGCCGACTCTCGTTCCGTGCCGAGGTTCGCCAGCCTGATGGCAGCGTTAATGCAGGGGAGGAAGGGTTGCGGCCTCCGCAGCTAGGCGCGCTACACGCGATCGGCGCGCACTGGAGTCTCGATCTGCGGCCAGCCACAGTGGTTATGCCAACCGGTACAGGCAAGACCGAGACGATGCTCGCAGCGCTGGCGGCCTACGGACGGAATCCGATCCTAGTTGTTGTTCCGTGGGACCTACTTCGGAAACAGACGGCCGATAAGTTCCTGGCATTTGGCCTGCTGAGAGCGCTGGGAGTGCTACCTCATGATGTGCCTAATCCGATCGTAGGCATCATGACAAAGCGGCCAACTAGTGTGGACGATCTGGAACTGTTCAACGAGTGCAACGTGATTGTTGCCACCATCCACACGGTAGGGGTCGGGGTTGACACGCGATTGCTCACAACGATCGCGCAACGGTGCGAGGCGCTGATCCTGGACGAGGCGCATCACGTTGCAGCCACCAACTGGGCCAGATTGAAAGCCGCGTTTCAGTCCGTTCCCATCTTGCAGTTCACTGCGACCCCGTTCCGTCGTGATGGCCAACTTGTCGACGGTCGTGTCATATTCAACTACTCCTTGGCGTCCGCGCAGCGTGACGGCTATTTCAAACGCATACGATTCGAATCAGTTCATGAGGTCGGCGGAACCACCCGATCTGACCTAGCGTTGGCCGCGGCCGCCGTTCAACAGCTTAGGCAGGACCTAGCCGCAGGATTTGATCACTTGATGATGGCGCGTTGTGCCAGTATTGGCCGCGCCGCGACGGTCTACCAGATTTATCGAAACCTTTCACCCGATTTGCGTCCGGTACTGATCCACTCAGACCAGTCAGACGCCGCAACGCGCCTAGCTGCACTTCGAGCAGGGCAGGCACGAATCGTAGTGTGCGTGGACATGCTCGGCGAAGGCTTCGACCTGCCGCAGCTCAAGGTCGCTGCCATCCATGATATGCACCGCAGCCTAGCCATTCTGCTGCAGTTCGTTGGACGGTTTACCCGAGTGGCGGGCGCACGTATCGGTGAAGCAACAGCTCTGGCCAACCTCGCAGATCCCGGCGCCGCTTACGCGTTGGAACGCCTCTATAGTGAGGATGCAGACTGGAACCAGGTGCTCAGCGAACTTAGTTCAGAGGCCGCACGAGACCATGCCGAGCTAGTCGAGTTCCTACAGGCGTCCCAACGGCTTGATGAGGTCGACGAATCTAACGTAGCCATTTCCCAACAACTGCTACGTCCGGTTTTCAGCACGTCGGTGTATCGCGTTCCTAGGTTCTTACCGGAGCGCTTCCATGGCGGTCTTGCAAAGACGCGCCACGTGCACGCGGTTTGGTTGCATCACGCCTCCCACACGCTGTACTTCGTAACTCGAACCGAGCCACGCGTACGCTGGACCCAGGCCAAAGGAGTGCGTGATCGGGAATGGGCTCTTTTTGTCCTCCACTACGACCCCGCCATCGGACTGCTTTTCCTGTCATCGACCGACCATAGCTCCCTTTTCGGCGAGTTGGCCGAAGCAGTCAGTGGCGAAGCAGAGCTTATTTCAGGCGAGACCATGTTTCGTGTGCTGGGAAATATCAATCGACTGGTATTTCAGAGCATGGGGGTCAAGAAGCACGGTCGACGAAACCTTAGCTACGCCATGTACACCGGCGGCGATGTCGCTCAAGCCCTGGGAATGACCGAGCGTCAGGGCTCAGTCAAGAACAACGTTAGCGGCATTGGCTGGGAAGCAGGAGCAAAGGTGTCGGTTGGCTGCTCCTACAAGGGTAGGGTGTGGTCTCGAGAGCAAGGAACAGTGCCTGCGTTGGTCAGTTGGTGCAAGGCCATGGGTAGGAAGCTGCTGGATGACCGCATCGACGTCGCCACGATTATCGCTAACGTTCTCATTCCGGAAGAGGTTGACGGCCTGCCGGCAGACAAGGTCATCCTCTCACTGGAGTGGCCGGCAGAGCTTTTGGCAATGGCCGAAGAGCGGGTGGTATTGGCAACGGATGCTGAGCCGGCCGATGGCTGGCCGTTGTACTTGGTGGACATCAACTACGACGGCAGGCAAGGCAACGACGTCCACTTTTCCATTGCGACAGATGATCAAGACCCACTGGCCGAGTTGGTGCTGTCAGTCGGCGGCGAGGGTGGATACAGTGTGACACAGACCGGCGGTGCGCAGGTCCTGATCAGCGTCGGTCGGCGGACCCTCGCTCTAGATGCCTATCTGTGCGAGTGCCCGCCACTGCTTCGATTCGTCGACTTGTGCGAGCTGGACGGCAACCTTTTAATCCGCCCCCAAGATCCGCGGCACTTGGTGATCGAGGACTCGCGGTTCGAGCCTTGGGATTGGACCGACGTTGATATCACGAAGGAGTCAATGTGGAAGGACGGGGCACTGCGCCACGATTCCGTGCAATGGAAGGCAGCGCGACACTTCATTGAGGGTGGCTTTGAAGTCGTTTTCGACGATGACGCTGCTGGTGAAGCGGCGGATCTGATTTGCTTGAAGGAGGAGGAGGGTGCGATCCGCTTGGCGTTGGTGCACTGCAAGTTCTCTGGCAACGCTGAAGCGGGTGCGCGCATCAAAGACGCTGTAGAAGTGTGCTCGCAGGCCATACGCTCTGCAAAGTGGAAATGGCGATTCGTTGACCTCGGCAAGCACGTCCTGCGCCGCGAGGATCGTCTCAGGTCGGACAATCGCCCGACCCGGTTCTTGGAAGGCAGCGCCGTTAATCTAAATAGAATTGTACGTGCAAGCCGATTTAAGCCAGTTGAGGCGGAAGTCTTGATCATCCAGCCTGGCATTTCAGCGGCGGCACGGAGTGATGACCAGAACATGGTTCTAGGGGCCGCCGTAGCTTATTTGAAAGAGACCATTGGCTGTGACCTAGATATCGTCTGTAGCGCGTAG
- a CDS encoding DUF4034 domain-containing protein, with product MRSPTSPVLSLSITLITLAGWAGTAHAGPSLGSAEYAERNFIQEQVDALLRDEDFDTLEALAKRYRRSGETTTSGTPKLTHFYDGFSNLYEAEKIPVGQDDPARDRLTRWVKRYPRSPTPHLALASALLGRGMAYRGYGYSSTVSPQDSAQFHDYTEAASAVLKDCRKQCASDPNWYARSAFAGMLLGWDATDMLAVVDEGMARYPGYVSIPFQAAQYFSPKWGGTPYAVESTARRALETVPERERPALYARIYWSTAGGFYKSPFAEKQVDWPLMSQGIDDVLATYPSDWNLQNFAYFACQAKDKAKTRTLMDQIKQSIETNVWWEDEAYYACWRWSHEAS from the coding sequence ATGCGCTCACCCACCTCGCCGGTGCTCAGCCTCTCCATCACCTTGATCACGCTTGCTGGCTGGGCCGGTACCGCCCATGCCGGTCCGTCCCTGGGCTCGGCCGAGTACGCCGAACGCAACTTCATCCAGGAGCAGGTGGATGCCCTGCTACGCGATGAGGATTTCGATACGCTGGAAGCCTTGGCCAAGCGGTATCGCCGTTCCGGTGAGACCACAACCAGCGGGACGCCGAAGCTGACGCATTTTTACGACGGCTTTTCCAATCTGTACGAAGCAGAGAAGATTCCCGTGGGGCAGGATGACCCGGCGCGCGATCGGCTCACGCGCTGGGTGAAGAGGTACCCGCGGTCCCCCACCCCTCACCTGGCCCTGGCCAGCGCCTTGCTCGGCCGTGGCATGGCCTACCGTGGCTACGGCTATTCCAGCACGGTCAGCCCACAGGATTCTGCCCAGTTCCACGATTACACTGAAGCCGCCAGCGCCGTCCTGAAGGATTGCAGGAAGCAGTGCGCGAGCGACCCGAACTGGTACGCGCGGTCAGCTTTTGCGGGCATGCTGCTGGGTTGGGACGCCACTGACATGCTGGCCGTGGTCGATGAGGGCATGGCCAGATACCCCGGCTACGTCAGCATTCCGTTCCAGGCTGCGCAGTATTTCTCGCCCAAGTGGGGTGGTACGCCCTATGCCGTGGAATCAACGGCGAGGCGCGCCCTCGAGACGGTGCCGGAGCGCGAGCGCCCTGCCCTGTATGCGCGCATCTACTGGTCCACGGCGGGGGGCTTCTACAAGAGCCCGTTTGCGGAAAAGCAGGTGGACTGGCCACTGATGAGCCAGGGTATCGACGATGTGCTGGCCACGTACCCTTCTGACTGGAATCTGCAGAACTTTGCCTACTTCGCGTGCCAGGCCAAGGACAAAGCCAAGACGCGCACCCTGATGGACCAGATCAAGCAGTCCATTGAAACGAATGTTTGGTGGGAGGATGAGGCATACTACGCCTGCTGGCGGTGGTCGCACGAGGCTTCGTGA
- a CDS encoding histidine phosphatase family protein: MMILVRHAESAANAGLPTNSPDGIALTYLGVRQAEDLAENWTGRPAAIVSSPFVRARQTAEPLARRFGIPIDTASVQEFTYLSPPKCVGTTAASRRSWVLAYWDLSDPDHRDGPGAETFREFVERARRLLADATWRDRGEVVVFCHGQFIQMVRWLQEHPARPVDSEAMRHFRTVDLKQPIEHCQQYRICAG; this comes from the coding sequence ATGATGATTCTGGTACGACATGCGGAAAGTGCGGCCAATGCGGGCCTGCCCACCAATAGCCCGGATGGCATTGCCCTGACATACCTGGGGGTTCGGCAGGCAGAGGACCTTGCAGAAAACTGGACCGGCCGGCCGGCGGCGATTGTGAGCTCCCCTTTTGTGCGTGCCAGGCAAACGGCGGAGCCACTCGCCCGCCGGTTTGGCATACCGATAGACACGGCTTCCGTGCAGGAGTTCACCTACCTATCGCCGCCGAAGTGCGTGGGTACGACGGCGGCCTCCAGGCGTTCGTGGGTACTGGCGTATTGGGATCTCAGTGACCCTGACCACCGCGACGGTCCTGGAGCAGAAACCTTCCGGGAGTTTGTTGAAAGGGCCAGGCGCTTGCTGGCAGATGCAACGTGGCGCGACCGTGGAGAGGTCGTTGTCTTCTGCCATGGCCAGTTCATCCAGATGGTGCGCTGGCTCCAGGAGCATCCAGCTCGACCGGTGGATTCCGAGGCAATGCGCCACTTCAGAACAGTGGATCTGAAGCAGCCAATTGAGCACTGCCAGCAGTATCGGATCTGCGCTGGCTGA
- a CDS encoding LysR family transcriptional regulator, with translation MIDDLHELRTFERIVHGGSLSAAARDLGVSLAVVSKRLTSLERRLKVRLLNRSTRRASLTDEGQLFRVHCQNVLDAVEAAEAALEQRQDVVAGVLRLTAPNGFGRRHVVPAVRSFQKAHPAVRVHLSLRDEVVDLVGEGIELALRYGTLDDSRLVARQLAPNRRVLCASPDYLQRRGVPRRIADLQGHDCIASGSPPVSHWRFLEGGRTIAVPVNATTLCDDGEVAQLMAVQGAGIARKSIWDVAEDLQAGRLVEVLPDHALATSPLSAVHGPGKQLAPRVRVFLDHLLRHLQSTVAWRYASDPNTSPD, from the coding sequence GTGATCGATGACCTCCACGAGCTGCGTACCTTCGAGCGCATCGTCCACGGCGGCAGCCTTTCTGCCGCTGCGCGCGACCTGGGGGTATCCCTGGCGGTGGTCAGCAAGCGGCTGACCTCGCTTGAGCGCCGGCTGAAAGTGCGGCTGCTCAACCGCAGTACACGGCGCGCCTCACTGACTGATGAGGGGCAACTGTTCCGGGTGCATTGCCAGAACGTGCTGGATGCCGTGGAGGCCGCGGAGGCGGCGCTGGAGCAACGCCAGGATGTGGTGGCCGGCGTGCTGCGACTGACCGCGCCCAACGGGTTTGGCCGTCGCCACGTGGTGCCGGCGGTGCGCAGCTTCCAGAAGGCCCATCCTGCGGTGCGGGTGCACCTCTCACTACGCGATGAAGTGGTGGACCTGGTGGGCGAGGGCATCGAGCTCGCCCTGCGCTACGGAACGCTGGACGATTCGCGTTTGGTAGCGCGGCAGCTGGCACCCAACCGAAGGGTGCTCTGTGCATCCCCCGATTATCTACAGCGGCGGGGCGTCCCGCGCCGCATTGCCGATCTGCAGGGGCACGACTGCATCGCCAGCGGCAGCCCGCCTGTCAGCCATTGGCGCTTCCTGGAGGGCGGCCGAACTATTGCGGTGCCGGTCAACGCCACGACGCTGTGCGATGACGGCGAAGTGGCGCAGTTGATGGCCGTGCAGGGCGCCGGTATTGCGCGAAAGTCCATCTGGGATGTGGCAGAGGATCTGCAGGCCGGCCGGCTTGTGGAGGTGCTGCCCGACCACGCACTGGCCACCTCACCCCTGAGTGCCGTGCATGGCCCGGGCAAGCAACTCGCGCCTCGGGTGCGCGTGTTCCTCGACCATCTGCTGCGGCACCTGCAGAGCACTGTCGCCTGGCGCTACGCAAGCGACCCGAATACCTCACCCGATTAA
- a CDS encoding gluconate 2-dehydrogenase subunit 3 family protein — translation MKDDSDKTLPALTRRRFFQGLTLIPVAAALPGCSPGDAPGQAAPRADAGTPYAPQFFTAAEWAFLVAACDRLIPSDEVGPGAVESGVPEFLDRHMQTPYAAGDIWYMQGPFLEAPSEFGYQGKLALRDILRVGIGALDAQCRKQYQGKTFAQLDHAEQESLLKAAEGGKLELEGISSKLFFSNLLGEVKNGYFADPKYGANKDMGAWKMIGYPGMRADYLDWIGVRDKVYPLPPVDLAGRRG, via the coding sequence ATGAAAGACGATTCCGACAAGACCCTGCCGGCGCTTACGCGCCGTCGCTTTTTCCAGGGCCTTACCCTTATTCCCGTCGCCGCGGCGCTGCCGGGCTGCTCCCCGGGCGATGCCCCCGGCCAGGCCGCGCCCCGCGCCGATGCGGGCACGCCATATGCCCCGCAGTTCTTCACAGCGGCTGAGTGGGCCTTCTTGGTGGCCGCCTGCGACCGGCTGATTCCCTCCGATGAGGTGGGGCCAGGCGCGGTGGAATCGGGCGTGCCCGAGTTCCTCGACCGCCACATGCAGACGCCCTACGCCGCTGGGGACATCTGGTACATGCAGGGCCCCTTTCTGGAGGCACCCAGCGAATTTGGCTATCAAGGCAAGCTGGCGCTACGCGACATCCTGCGAGTGGGCATCGGCGCGCTTGATGCGCAGTGCCGCAAGCAGTACCAGGGCAAGACCTTCGCCCAACTGGACCACGCCGAGCAAGAAAGTCTGCTGAAGGCGGCCGAGGGCGGCAAGCTCGAACTGGAAGGCATTTCCAGCAAGTTGTTCTTCTCAAACCTGCTGGGTGAGGTGAAGAACGGCTATTTCGCCGATCCCAAGTATGGCGCGAACAAGGACATGGGGGCCTGGAAGATGATCGGCTACCCCGGCATGCGCGCCGATTACCTGGATTGGATTGGTGTACGGGACAAGGTCTACCCCTTGCCGCCCGTGGATCTGGCTGGACGGAGAGGCTGA